ACAGCATTTGGTAACGTCTAGGCTGCTATCTCATTGCATCGTGATCTCATAAACGTAACATgttgaattgaaatattttcgcCTTCCAGAAGATACCACTTGTTTGTTACTTCATAAAACACGTGCATCTACATAAATTGTATAATGACGAATCAACTTTGagttaatttacatttaatctgctttttacatttaatctGCTTGCTTTATTTGttgttatttcttttttttttttttaattatttatttttagttgctTGTTCTCATTTTCTGCATCACTAAATTGCTtggcaattaaaatattgttgcGCTGTTCTGCATAATGATGTTACATTATTATgagttttttaatcatatgAAATCTAATTGAATGACTAAGAtgcggaaaattatttttcatacctTGTGAAGGCATAAGTAAAAAACATAATTGTTCTTGTAGTTAattttacactgaaaaatcGGGAGTTAATTCGGAGTGAtgacgtattttatttaaatctgcattCACTTTGATtcagagttttaaaattaaattaaacttttagaAGTTAATTTCACTCTGAAGGGATTGAATAAATACTCAGTCATTCACTCCAAATTTATACGTACTCACTCCGCATTTTTTAACAatgtaatgttatttttttaaattaaatctttgtatttatttttttttttcgttggaTGAACTTTCGATTGAAATGTGAACGCATTGCAGAAATCACTAAAGCGTACTATGACTTCATGCACTAGAAACCTTGATATTGActtgtaaatgaaaatttttttttttagtaaattcaaGGCGCATACGTCAATGTCGTttgttgactttttttttatagccaTTTTACgcactaataaattttatcattcacAAGAAGTTGAgagttaaatgttttttattaagaaaagaCAAGACAAAGAGGTGTCACTagaacttttgtttttattcgaAGTCAGGAAGACATATCGGagaaatttgaagaaaagtgttttatttatttatacactaGCATAAACCAGTGAGACCAAATAAACTTCGGTTGGATACTTTTAGTCTTTGGAGATACAGACAAATCATTTGGAAAAATCATATCATTCAAAAGTTAAGAAAAACTTTGGAAAACGGTTGACTCTACGGGCTAGTCCTAAAACTTTtcgctgttttcaagctccttgagctcagaaacgttactatgaataaattttcaagctcacctaattttttatgagaaatttcaaaatactaaacaaaactttcttttttccgtatttttctattttctcaAAGTTTATTTGATCGAATGATCTGAAATTCTTAGAAAAGTTGgctaacaagctctttcgattgccataAGAACCATCTAAATTGATTGATTCTTTaaaaagtttacacacacacacacacagacatacacacacacacacaggaATACATACAGACATTTggacataattttgaaaacagtcatAATATCTTACTAGGATCTCAAAACATCGACATCTAGTGAAATTtctattttcgaaaattcggatgaaaacaataactttaaaaatttttctaaattcgtcgattttcttagcaggaagttaaaaattattttctgtaaCATAAGCCAATGAAAgcctattttctatttattttctacgTATTTTTCGACAGGCGATGCTGACTAAAACTAAAGCTTcgattgatatttttagtCTTTGAAAACATCAAATGTCGTTTGGAAAAATAATGCCCCTTAAAAGTTTAGAGacaatggtttttttttatttttttgcaactaTTTTCTAAGCacttaaaatattctttaccaTATAGTAATTGGTTTCGacttttttccgtgtagtatATCATTTAAACCCACTTCACCTTCTCTTtcagttacaaaatttactttgCATGCCAGAGTATAATGAGTACATTCAAAACAAAGTACTAATTTATAGTAACAAacttaactttttaattaatcttcaaatttgataaaaaaaaggcaTTTTTTAATCATGACAACGCCAAATAAGaattatcttttaaactttcataaaagaagaaatattATATACACTTTTAAATTCCACAAGACAATTTTGTGTCTTAGTGCCTTATTGTCCCACTTTTGACTACATTATTCAATATACGcggtttttatcattattttaaaatagctGTTTAAATTGTTGTTTACGTCGAcataatttgatttatttagtcATGGTAATAATCGTCCTTGAGTAAGTAACCTTTTCGATTAGTAAAGTCATTGATGATTGTGCCATATTCAAATGTCAGCATTACAATAAACTGCGGTATAAATcgcatatatacatatatttttatttataataatactcCCCCCCCCATAGcttggaaaatttgaaataatttaaaaatcagaattttcaatttaatttaatatatagtatatttagccattgaaatttaaaaaaatttcttaactgtattgaaatttaatataatttaaaaattacctccCGCCGATGTAAtgttaattgtttattatttttaaaatttatggcCAGTTTTTCAAGccgggtttatttttaatccaaatttaaattattactgctGGTACATCtatcatattattatatagatatatattattagtaTGTAGACATTCTagcaatattaatttgaacctggataaaaaaaaaaccggtttgaaaaattgtcttattaattcaaattctatttgaatttaacCGCGCCATTGAAACAATTTTAGTAAATTGCAAATAATTCCGTTCTTATCCATTAAAGATGGCGCTGAAACtcgtacattaaaaatatcactgtacatatatctatatattgatattttctccATGGTTTTGGTTAGCAAATTTCTGCACTTctcatttattcaatatacTCGTTCATTACGTTCGAAGTTCTCAAAAAGGAAGCATCGCCACCATGTACCCGCAACCTCCGCCGAAGACCACGCTATCATGGTAAGCAAttatgttcttgataaaatcTATAAACATCCTTcgattcatttaatttatttaaatatttactactgaattatattttaaacatcatgatattttattattttattatatttatcatgcaatttataaataaatgataattttcaattatgatGAATTACTAGTCTCGTTCGTATGATTGAAAATATGATTACGAATATAAAGGAATTTAACtgaactaattaataattttataaatttgtgtggtaattaaattaaacttaattaattgttcCTTTGAATTTTACAGGCGCGCCGGCATTTCTGCTCCGATAGACACGTGGCTGAGACCAGTATTCGAGActtgatttattttcaattcaaaatggtaattaattatttaaaataaagatttattaGTTTGctaattcttataaatttattatgagcTTGAATTTAGCTCCCAATTggcatttttgaaatttttcaataaataagtaaaatgtgagaatacaaattaaaaaatacgcatgcagataattgaaaaattagtacgcgtatttttttcaatttaattcgaattcatttatttatttaaaatttataaattgtctattGTCTgatacattcacactcatcatTTTGTTACTATGATGTTAAATATTACCGCCCCAGTCTGATTTTCTATGACTGATTGGTTGTTATcgctgatcatttttttttctttataaatttattaatttaaatttttcaatatgaattttagctaatttaaattttgaattgtttcagatatattaattcattaaagaAATATATGGAATCTGCAAATACTGGCATCAATACAAACTGGACGATTGAATAAATCGGTATGtaaactatttaataaattaaactattagTTGAATTaacgaaatatttaaaaatcttgaaTATGATGAGTTCTAAGTTATCCCTGTCTTACATAAGCACGTGGTGAGAAATTTAAAGtcctgaaattaattaaatgacaattatattcatttccattttataaattattaagtatttataattaattattttatttatttacagaacAAAAATGGAGACCAAAAACTCATGCAAAGAAAAAAGGTTTCCAATTGATACAAATGAAAGgtgagaatatttttatcccTATAATATAAGGGCCAGTTTTTCATactgggttttttttttaaccggattttaattaatattgctagtatatctattatatatatattaataatatttaaattacgaacaataataatttaaacccaGATTGAAAAATTAACCCTAGAAGAcatgaaaaatatgtaaagCCAAACTATTCGTAACGTGATTAGCTATGAGCTGAAAacagcataaaaatatatgcaatttacacagtaatttataatacaaaaaatttgaaaacccAGAACGCATGCGATTGCGCGCGAAACGTACACTAGTTGATAAcagtaattaacaaattaaatttatacaaatgaTGTGTTAAATAGACAAGCATATGACTGATCAAGTCTTGATGTCATCTTTTTagtctgattaaaaattaattaacacaaATTTGCATCAAAATAAACCCAAcagttttctttaatttttatgtttttttcgttttaatttttcagaatACTCTCAAGTTTGTGGAGCGTCAATTCTACAGTCAACTGCTAATGAGCATAGGTActaattatttctttactcATAAATTCTTCAATATAACTATTCaatatgatgatttaaaaatatacgctATGATATTCGTATATGATTAATTCTTGCCCTCACTGATttgtttagtaataaaaataaattttctttactgctatattttatttgtcattacaTTTATTCCTTCTATTTTATTACAGAACTCAAATTTACTCCAAGCACTGATGTATTCAAGTCAATTTAATGAGCTTCTGTACACCAGCAAGTaagtttttcttattttaaaatttttattcaaatctaaACTCTATCATTTTTAATGCAACTCCAAAACTTGAAATTACATGAGAACTTGATAAGTAGTCAATTCTTAACAGCTTACGTATTTTTCGGTATTTATttcgatttttatatttttgatatgaTGTTAAATATTACCGCCCCAGTCTGATTTTCTATGACTGATTGGTTGTTACcgctgatcattttttttttctttataaatttattaatttaaatttttcaatatgaattttagctaatttaaatttcgaattgTTTCAGATACGttaactcattaaaaaaatatatgaaattagcAAATACTGGCATCAATACAAACTGGACGATTAAATAAATCGGTATGtaaactatttaataaattaaactattagTTGAATTaacgaaatatttaaaaatcttgaaTATGATGAGTTCTAAGTTATCCCTGTCTTACATAAGCACGTGGTGAGAAATTTAAAGttctgaatttaattaaatgacaattatattcatttcctttttgtaaattattaagtatttataattaattattttatttatttacagctAAAAATTGGAGATCAAAACTTCATTCATAGAAAGATTATTCCAAttgacacaaataaaaataaataaaaggtgagaatatttttattaatgataataattaacaaattaaatttatacaaatgaTGTGTTAAATAGACAAGCATATGACTGATCAAGTCTTGATGTCATCTTTTTagtctgattaaaaataatttacacaaatttacttttaaaaaaactttacaaTTATCTATAatcgttatattttttatctttcagaGTACTGTCAAATTTATGGAGATTCAATTTACAGTTAATTGCCAATAACTACAggtactaaataattaatcatttattcataaatactTGAACATAACAATCAATCATGATGATTTAAACATATACGCTATTATGATACTCGTATATGATTAGCTCTTGCCCTcactgatatttttaaaattgaaaaaaaaaaaaaatttcttattcttGTGGTCAATTATtatatcaagttttttttttattttccagatTACTCgagatttcaaaatatttttaaacagaagAATACTCTACTGCGCACTTTGAATGCCAGAATAAATCTTGTCATTATTAATGAACTAattccataaataaatataaaatacatatccaaatatcaaatattttttgttcaaatttatttaatatatccattttcaattatttttattacaattgtaTGTACAGTCGAGTCGCGATATAAGTCCGTCGACTTGTATCTCTATTGACGACATTCCTTCTTCATGACTGAAAGTAATCCTGTACACATAAACTTGGAGAGTAGGGGAAGTTGATCCAAGTAATGCAgaacaactttaagatgtcttttaaaagaatgattttttttttgtctcaaagctaagtttttttatattaataagacATACAGATGTTGGACCTACGAGTCATAGGAAATTTGTCTTCTTTTTCCGACTGCTGAGCAGTGGGGGTACAGgaattcttagaattatatttCTCTACACTACTGTAAGTGGATTCATAACGCGACTAAACTAataaggtaagagacccagtacctGATCACTTATACATTTGTACAtctatattcaataaattattataaatatagatatacaaatacatggagtgGTTGAGTGCTAGTTCTTTGATCGGGTACTGAGACTCTACCTTAAGACTTTAAACTAAAagtacatttaattataatgggaatttttattGAGGGAATTTCTTCTTGCCTTGGATTTAATGATTCGAAAGAGCGAACTAAATTGAATAACTTCCATGCAAGgaattcatttgaaatttattgtaataaattaataaggtTTTTTTAGTTCGAGACCCATTACATCCGTCTAAGAGAATACTTTAATAAGTTTACTCATGAACCATTAAATTCAACAGAAAAAGACAATTCAACTAGTGAGACTTTCATTTTATATCTAAAGAAATTTGAATGAAACAAACCGacaaatagatttaaatttatatatttgaattaaaatggtccataatttttaagaattggATTAAATTCTTTTTGGTGAGTTTCATTGACAGCCAAAACGTAGCCCCATAATTTCATTGCGGTCGCACATACACGTTGAATTTCTTCAACTTCCACAAAATTTAGATCATTGCGCCAATGGAATGGCGCGGTTTTTGAATCACGAAATGTGCTGAATTGACCGCcggaattatttttagtatgagtttctaaataacttttaacatCAGGATGAAAAGTGAGACCgtaaaattcaaacattttttccgCTTCATTAAATGGATCAAGAGATAGATCTTCATATCGTAagactctaaaaaaaaaacagaattaattaattaatcaataaatatacaacgtattaattttaaatatcacaggctttatttttatttacgcaCTTGAAAGTTCGTGGGTATTTTTCTTTAAGCTCGACGGCGATATTATAATCTGATACCATATCGTTACACAGAAGTGCTGTATTTGAGCAATCGAAACTATTTTGACACCACTTAGGCTTCTTACGCGATTGCATCAGTCCTCGCGGATCTCTCACTAGTAAAATCATGCGAACTCCAAGACTAAATTGTTGAACATATACTGCATTAGATAAACTGACTAATTATTTAAGCTTTACGTACCTCTCGTCGTTCAATAAAACTTGAGCAACGTTTAATGTCAGTCGTAAAATTTTCATCGATTGAAATGGAAACAAGCGACAAAActcagataaaaataatggatttaaacatatttcttCATGAGATACGCACTGTTTCCATAAACGAGGATTGTACATAAAACCCCAAGGATTTGTTTTACCATATTCTATATAAGacactatttaaataaaaattataattttaaattaaacattttttttcattaaatttaatcaacatttctatagtaaaaatatttaaaaattttaatcatttaccATTCAGTAAGCAGTCTTGTCATAGCTATCAGTTTGTCAACTtacatatttacaataataaatataattttcacgGAAGTTAAGGCTGGGGCGTAcctaaaaaattcttaaatttaagatttttacaaagaaaaaaatgtacctGAAGATAGGAACCTTTTTCGCacaacgaaaatgaaaaaaatttagatattttgacTTGAAGAAGGcctgcaattttcggctgacGTGCGAACGCATTTAAGAAATCTAGAtccaatagattttttttttactttcaaattcatttttttacgcaTGCAAATATCatatatctattaaaaaatatatattacagatataaatatataggtgacaatacatgaaatcttatatagaactatatatagattttggccaattttattatatttctatatatgttttctcttatatgatttcatatattttcgtataacttcaatatattatttatatattcggaaatttataattttaatatatttagaaataaatgttatttatatatggaaacaaataagaatacatatataattcatcattatatcGCACGATATATGTACCATGTATtcaactttatatatttttcgatatatagAAGCATATAAGTCTCcccatatatataagaataaataaaatctatttttttctgtctttctctctctgaTATAAGATCCAAACATTGTGTttagaatatatatgtgtgctagcttacaaatttacatatataattatcaatatatgtaatacatatgtgtgctaacttataagttcacatatatgattataaatatatataatacatgtattaacttataaacttacgtatataattaattatattaaaatttactatattatatataagaaaatatatatcttttttgGCCACTTATATGGTCCcatattgattatatatttttccatatatatttatcatatatggtatTTTCATGCGGGTTATTTTCGTTTCACGAAAAACGTTCAGATCTTCGGGTATacgaaaaaaaggatttcttggcgcgaaaaattttatttgcccTGAGAAAtatttgcattataaattgaaaacaaaaaattagaagTATAAAATTCGAGAATTTGTTTAGTACAACCCAGCCTTAAACTGAAAGTAATAACcgttaatacaaaaaaatatatggcagcaaaattacatatatttaaaaacaagtcCGTTATGAAGCACAACCTCTCCGCTTCGCGTTCGAGGTGTGCAATAAAAAGGATAATCATAATTGAACCTTGTattatataaatgttattgtaaattgcagtaagtgttaaattaaataaacgaataatttaactcacgtaatttattatattcacaattaaataatgCATTAATATTAGCAATCGCAGGTTGGTCTTGGGGAGGTCCTCGTATTCGGACGATACCAAAATCCAGCAGTGgttcaaaatgataaaaatttgccGGGTGTGAATTAACTATTTCTCCGACAAAAGTACTCCCGCCTCGCCAATTGCCGAGAATAACACTTTTTATTGGTCTGCCATTTTTTTCCATCAGCAAATCATCAAGATtgctgatttaaaaaaattaacttgataAAGTGTTCATAAATgaagatatacaaatatatgaagtAATCGGGTTTTAggtattttatctttattatagttttataaatatacctgATATTTAGGCCATATTTTCCATTAAGAAACTCATAATTTTCCATATCATGCTTGATTTTGCATCTTTGTTGATcgataacatttttaatttccaaagactgatttttttcttgtgaaTTAAtctaatgaataaaaaaaaaatcatcacaaACACTGTGTACAaatatttgtaactttttttcctttttttattcaaaaaaaactcAATGATAACtcactaaaaataaatcttgatCTTCTCTGACATTTCTTCGCGTCTGCATCACCTCACCCtacagaagaaaaaaaaaagatttactaaaaaacacattgatactaaaaaaaaaaaaaaatatttataacatccTATCGTatgatgtaaaattaaaatttactaaccgTTATTGGTCGTAAGCAATCCTCAGTATTACAAAAATgcagataaaaaattgaaacgaGAAtggagttaaattttaaaccaaaTAACTTTCTTGACATTTCaattgctgtaaaaaaaaattaaaaaaaaaaaattgttttataaagaGAACATTTAAATCATCTTTGCTACGCGGAAAAAAATTGcggaaaaattacagtttcaaaTATCGGCAAAGTCTCTACTTCGAAACtgtcaaaatttcattatttgtaAGACGTAGTAATTATTACGGTTTCATATAAGACTTTTTCCAATCCGTAATTGCATttcattcataataaaatttcattcaaactataatacttgaaattttttatacaagggtttttttttgcattaaaaactgtaattttttcactGCTCTTTTTTCCGGGCACAAATTGATGttcacaaattaaaatatttagcattaaattattctaaacATCTCTTATcgttacactgtaaaaaattgggagtgaattcggagtaattatgaattttatttaaattctagcTTACTCCGTCACTCAAAGTtctggagtttaaaaaaaaatcacttcgcACTCGGAGtaaataggaaatttttttttcagtaaagtGATTTCAAAGTAATCTGGATTTtgtttaaatccgcattcactccgatttagagttttaatatgaaaatactccggagtaaattttactctgagggtccgggtaaaaaaaataacaattttggcgaaattttaaaaattgtaattctaAGTCACCGTTACTTAGTCACCcctattaagaaaaatgatttaaagcAATTTGAATTGggtaatatatagatatacacttagcATGGATCAAATcgtttttcttaatcagggcaacttaaatttttatgtcaaatcCAAGTCAAACTTGACTtgaatttaagttaaattagtaaattaaaaaagtcgtgttgaaattaaaaaaatgtgcaGCCAAAATTAAGTTAACTAAGTGAAatgtaagtcaaaaaaatagtagcaGTCAAAGtgaaaatcaagttattttgttaactcggtaaaattaaataaataaacaatcatcCACTTtgcattcactccgaatttaatccgcgttcactccgaaaattttttacaatgtagtacacttgaaataataatcccgtttataaattaacacaCTTAGTAGTAcatcaatgaaaatataaaacaataaatgtaaGATAAATCTTTCTCTGAATGGTAAAAATTCCGACTAATGAATTGAAAGACTCGAGGATTTAAAAGATAACTCTGTTCtatttaatagattataattgatattttttttatttataaaataacacaacTGGTTTATCATACATCTGACCCGCAAATAGTATTgacatgaaataattatatattgaatataagTTATGCTGGATGCAATTGAGAGTCGTAATGCATGCCACGTGGTGAAATAAACcagtttatatattaataattaaatagtttcaTAACTTTAATACAATTAATGTTTGTTAAGTAATGTTTGTTTACTTATATccaatatgtacatatatatttatatgtacatatttaaaacatttttactgAATACTTACACTCGATAAGGACAATTGATTTAGATTGCATGAGAAAAATGATGTACACATATGTTTATATCactttgtttataaaaaaataaggcGTTGATAGTATTCTTATAATAATGGACGGATGGAATAATATAGGGAGGTCGCAGATACTCTTATTGTCTTATACTGTCGCAAAACaatcaattacaattatttgcatttt
Above is a window of Microplitis demolitor isolate Queensland-Clemson2020A chromosome 1, iyMicDemo2.1a, whole genome shotgun sequence DNA encoding:
- the LOC103580172 gene encoding carbohydrate sulfotransferase 5-like is translated as MQTRRNVREDQDLFLINSQEKNQSLEIKNVIDQQRCKIKHDMENYEFLNGKYGLNISNLDDLLMEKNGRPIKSVILGNWRGGSTFVGEIVNSHPANFYHFEPLLDFGIVRIRGPPQDQPAIANINALFNCEYNKLLSYIEYGKTNPWGFMYNPRLWKQCVSHEEICLNPLFLSEFCRLFPFQSMKILRLTLNVAQVLLNDESLGVRMILLVRDPRGLMQSRKKPKWCQNSFDCSNTALLCNDMVSDYNIAVELKEKYPRTFKVLRYEDLSLDPFNEAEKMFEFYGLTFHPDVKSYLETHTKNNSGGQFSTFRDSKTAPFHWRNDLNFVEVEEIQRVCATAMKLWGYVLAVNETHQKEFNPILKNYGP